Proteins encoded in a region of the Mycobacterium branderi genome:
- a CDS encoding DUF488 domain-containing protein, whose product MAKSRIQIARVYDDPGPDDGQRILVDRVWPRGFRKNDPRVGTWCKDVAPSKELREWYGHKPERFDEFAKRYEKELQGNDALADLRKLTKSGPVTLVTATRDVDGSQAAVLAKLLKRR is encoded by the coding sequence ATGGCCAAGAGCCGCATTCAGATCGCCCGGGTCTACGACGACCCTGGGCCCGACGACGGTCAGCGCATCCTGGTGGACCGAGTATGGCCGCGCGGATTCCGCAAGAACGACCCGCGCGTCGGCACCTGGTGTAAGGACGTCGCACCGTCGAAGGAACTGCGCGAGTGGTACGGCCACAAGCCGGAGCGCTTCGACGAGTTCGCCAAGCGGTATGAGAAAGAGTTGCAGGGCAACGACGCGCTGGCGGACCTCCGGAAGCTGACAAAGAGCGGGCCCGTGACGCTGGTGACCGCCACCCGCGACGTCGACGGCAGCCAAGCGGCCGTGCTGGCGAAGCTGCTCAAACGCCGCTGA
- a CDS encoding HigA family addiction module antitoxin, protein MADQYLAELGLSQRKLAELLDVPPRRINQIIKGERAITPDTSLRLGKLFSQSDTFWLNLQKHYEIEIARETSDLSRVQVLKNVG, encoded by the coding sequence ATCGCCGACCAGTACCTCGCGGAACTGGGCCTCTCACAGCGGAAACTGGCTGAGCTTCTTGACGTCCCGCCGCGGCGAATCAACCAAATCATCAAGGGCGAACGAGCTATCACCCCGGACACATCGCTCCGCCTCGGAAAGCTGTTCAGCCAGTCCGACACTTTCTGGCTGAACCTACAAAAGCACTACGAGATCGAGATTGCCCGGGAGACTTCCGATCTGAGCCGAGTGCAGGTCTTGAAGAACGTCGGATAG
- a CDS encoding adenylate/guanylate cyclase domain-containing protein, giving the protein MPETSYAPCGDLSLAYQLFGDGPVELVFAGSFVSHVELFWSMPEFQAFMEQLSTFCRVVLFDKAGVGLSDPVPKVRTLDDRAAEIEAVMDAAGFEKAALMGVSEGGPATVVFAATRPERTRALILTGASAYSGRFDWDILERDAADLRARVFPELGEEYTPSTEQLAGGLEFIRAIRSAWGSGAALKTVIHGVSSTRLLGMLERMSASPGMARATIEAAFRIDVRPILQAITVPTLVVHASEDPCVPVQAGRYLADHIPGARMLEVGGTDHAPWFTEPDKITAEIEKLLTGTHAAPSQSHRALRTVLFTDMVASTQRAAETGDERWRVVLQRFGEVTAELAERFGGSVVKNTGDGHLVTFDGPTQAIRCAEALRDEAEKLGIEIRIGIHTGECELLDNDIGGIAVHIAARILGQAGAGEILVSSTVRDLVVGSGTGFEDRGSVELRGVPGTWQLLAVERHGARPGSAEAELASTPTPGPRTVMRRSDRAVAVMAKRTPWILRGMARLAPTNSRLTSRPSQ; this is encoded by the coding sequence GTGCCGGAAACGTCGTATGCACCCTGCGGCGACCTCAGCCTGGCGTATCAGTTGTTCGGCGACGGGCCGGTCGAACTCGTCTTCGCGGGGTCGTTCGTCAGCCACGTCGAGTTGTTCTGGAGCATGCCGGAATTTCAGGCTTTCATGGAGCAACTCTCCACGTTCTGTCGTGTTGTCCTGTTCGACAAGGCCGGAGTCGGACTGTCGGACCCGGTCCCGAAGGTACGCACGCTGGATGATCGAGCGGCTGAGATCGAGGCCGTCATGGATGCAGCAGGCTTCGAAAAGGCCGCCCTGATGGGAGTCAGCGAGGGTGGGCCGGCCACTGTCGTCTTCGCGGCAACACGACCGGAGCGAACGCGGGCATTGATCCTCACCGGCGCATCGGCGTATTCCGGCCGCTTCGACTGGGACATCCTCGAGCGTGACGCGGCCGACCTTCGGGCGAGAGTCTTTCCCGAATTGGGCGAGGAATATACGCCGTCAACTGAGCAACTTGCCGGCGGATTGGAATTCATCCGCGCGATCCGCTCGGCGTGGGGCAGCGGCGCGGCACTCAAGACAGTGATCCATGGTGTCTCGTCGACACGCCTGCTTGGAATGTTGGAGCGGATGAGCGCGAGTCCGGGAATGGCGCGGGCGACAATCGAAGCGGCGTTCCGTATCGATGTCCGGCCGATCCTGCAGGCCATCACGGTGCCGACCCTTGTCGTGCACGCCAGCGAGGACCCCTGTGTTCCAGTGCAGGCGGGCCGGTACCTCGCCGATCACATCCCCGGCGCGCGGATGCTCGAAGTCGGCGGCACAGACCACGCACCGTGGTTCACCGAGCCCGACAAGATCACGGCCGAGATCGAGAAACTACTGACCGGAACTCATGCGGCGCCGTCACAGTCGCATCGCGCCCTGCGCACTGTGCTGTTCACCGACATGGTCGCGTCGACGCAGCGCGCCGCGGAGACCGGTGACGAGCGATGGCGTGTGGTGTTGCAACGCTTCGGTGAGGTTACGGCCGAGCTCGCGGAACGATTCGGCGGCAGCGTGGTGAAGAACACGGGCGATGGCCACCTCGTCACGTTCGACGGCCCGACGCAGGCCATCCGCTGTGCGGAGGCCCTGCGTGACGAAGCCGAGAAACTGGGCATCGAGATTCGCATCGGCATCCATACCGGCGAGTGCGAGCTGCTGGACAACGATATCGGCGGGATCGCAGTACATATCGCGGCGCGGATACTCGGTCAGGCGGGGGCTGGGGAAATCCTCGTCTCAAGTACCGTCCGCGATCTTGTCGTGGGGTCGGGGACGGGCTTCGAGGACCGCGGCAGCGTCGAATTACGCGGCGTTCCAGGCACTTGGCAACTTCTGGCCGTGGAACGCCACGGTGCTCGCCCCGGATCTGCCGAGGCGGAACTGGCGTCAACGCCCACCCCCGGACCTCGGACCGTGATGCGCCGGTCGGATCGCGCCGTAGCGGTGATGGCGAAACGGACACCGTGGATCCTGCGTGGGATGGCCCGGCTCGCCCCAACCAACAGTCGGCTCACATCGCGGCCGTCGCAATGA
- a CDS encoding LLM class F420-dependent oxidoreductase has protein sequence MGIGVLTFVTDEGISPVELGAALEQRGFESLFLAEHTHIPVDAQTPYPMGGPIPPKYYRTLDPFVALTAAAVATEKLVVGTGIALLPQRDPILTAKEVASVDLVSQGRFRFGVGVGWLREEIANHGVDPAVRGRLSEERLRAMIEIWTQEKAEFHGEFVDFDAIYSWPKPVTRPYPPLYLGGGAPSFKRIARLKAGWISLSPSAKALSGELEELRAVAGHDVPVINIHMGEEPKAKDVEGYRDLGVEHVLIELPTEPRDETLRRLDELQTEFAKLG, from the coding sequence ATGGGCATCGGTGTCCTCACCTTCGTTACGGACGAGGGAATCAGTCCAGTCGAGTTGGGCGCAGCCCTCGAGCAGCGCGGATTTGAGTCGCTGTTCCTCGCCGAACACACGCACATCCCCGTCGACGCGCAGACCCCGTATCCAATGGGCGGCCCGATTCCGCCGAAGTACTACCGCACACTTGATCCGTTTGTGGCGCTGACTGCCGCAGCGGTCGCCACCGAGAAACTGGTTGTGGGCACCGGCATTGCATTGCTGCCGCAGCGGGATCCGATCCTGACGGCCAAAGAGGTCGCATCCGTAGATCTGGTGTCGCAGGGGCGATTTCGCTTCGGCGTGGGCGTGGGCTGGCTGCGCGAAGAAATTGCCAACCATGGCGTCGACCCTGCGGTTCGCGGGCGCCTCTCCGAAGAGCGGCTGCGCGCGATGATCGAGATCTGGACTCAAGAGAAAGCGGAATTCCACGGAGAATTCGTGGATTTCGATGCAATCTACAGCTGGCCGAAGCCGGTGACGCGGCCGTACCCGCCGCTGTATCTGGGTGGCGGTGCCCCGAGCTTTAAGCGCATCGCCCGGCTGAAGGCCGGCTGGATCTCCTTGAGTCCATCGGCGAAAGCTCTGTCGGGTGAGCTCGAAGAGCTGCGCGCTGTTGCAGGCCACGACGTGCCGGTGATCAACATCCATATGGGAGAAGAACCGAAGGCCAAAGACGTTGAAGGATATCGGGATCTCGGCGTCGAGCACGTATTGATCGAATTGCCGACCGAGCCTCGCGACGAGACTCTTCGCCGCCTGGATGAGTTGCAGACCGAGTTCGCCAAACTGGGGTAA
- a CDS encoding DUF4267 domain-containing protein encodes MTIDRAALVAGSIRFASGVHFLVDPLRANRLWGDPEEPTPTAQLLLRSMGYRDALIGAMLATAALRGRNTRGWFLASGGADAADLLGGLSVHGEMKRSQLIGLGGAVIGIAVGLWGATRRTATSREASE; translated from the coding sequence ATGACGATCGATCGGGCCGCGCTCGTTGCCGGCAGTATCCGTTTCGCTTCGGGCGTGCATTTTCTCGTCGACCCGCTTCGCGCAAACCGGCTCTGGGGTGATCCGGAGGAGCCGACGCCGACGGCGCAATTGCTGTTGCGGTCGATGGGTTACCGCGACGCGCTGATCGGCGCGATGCTCGCGACGGCCGCACTGCGCGGGCGCAACACTCGCGGCTGGTTTCTGGCGTCCGGCGGTGCCGACGCGGCCGACCTGCTCGGCGGGCTGAGTGTTCATGGTGAGATGAAACGCTCACAGCTCATCGGCCTGGGCGGCGCGGTAATCGGCATCGCCGTCGGGCTCTGGGGCGCGACACGACGGACCGCAACGTCACGCGAGGCGTCGGAATAA